ATGGCCTCTTCATATGATTGAGGTTCATTATTGGCCATTTCCAATTCACTCATAAAGGCATATGCAATGTCTTCATCCCAAATATTAAAACTGTACTTAGGATTAGGTCTTGGTACCATACCTTTGTCACGACTAGTTGATAATCCCCCAAGTCTTCTTGAGTGCCTTCATCAACAATGTCAGTGTTGTCTTCATCAGGTTCCACCGAACACAGTTCCCGTGTTCCACTCGAACTCGATCTCCACAGTTCTCGTTCGGGTGTGTTCACTTTGTTTGTTCCACCCGAATAGATCCGGTTTCTTCATTTGCGGTGTTACTGCATTTTCAGTGTCTTTTGTACCTGCACTAGGGTTAGAAGAAATAGGCAAACATGGAAATATATCTTCTTTAAATATTACATCCCtgctattaatagttttaaacCCTTTTTGTTCCCAAACCCAAAGTCTATATCCCTTAACTCCTTCTGGATATCCCAGAAAAACACATTTCATAGCCCTAGGTTCTAATTTCCCAACACTTTGGTGTGCATATGCTGCACACCCAAACACTCTGAGATTAGATAAGTTAGGAGGTTTACCAGACCATTTTTCCTCAGGAGTTTTGAATCCATTTGCACTGGATGGACTCCTGTTAATTAAGTACACAGCAGTTAAAGCTGCTTCTCCCCAGAAACCTTGTGATAGTCCAGATTGCAACAGTAAGCATCTCACTTTGTTGAGAATGGTTCTGTTCATTctctctgcaactccattctgttgGGGTGTTATTCTAAGCATCTGTGTGTCTCTGTATGCCATGTTCTTTACAGTAATTGTTAAATTCATCATTACAAAATTCTAATCCATTGTCAGTCCTtagagtttttaatttttcatttgttaAATTTTCCACAAGTGTTTTCCACTGTGTAAACTTAGAAAAtgcctcatttttatgttttaacagaaaaatccaaacttttcttgaaaaatcatcaacaatagataaaaaatatacacagcCACCATGAGTACTTGTTTTCTCTGGTCCCCACAGATCAGAGTGAACATACTCTAGTATTTTCTTAGTGTTGTGTGTGCCAGTGGAAAATTTCAGTCTATGATGTTTTCCAAGTACACAACACTCACAAAAATCAAGTTTGCATACCTTGTCATTACCTAGTAAGTTCTGTTCACTCATTAGTTGCAGTCCTTTCTCACTTATGTGTCCTAGCCTCTTGTGCCATAGCATTGCATTTGAGTTATCAGTGTTGCTGTGAGCAGTGTAATTGCAAGGTACAACTGGTTGTCCTTTTAAGTAGTATAAGCCTCCATCTTTGTGTCCTTTCATGATAGTTAGGGCTCCTTTGCTTATTTTtatttgtccagattcaatctTGCTAACTATGCCTTGGTCATCTAGAACACTTAGTGAAATTAGATTCCTAGCTAGGTTAGGAACATATCTAATTTCACTTAGAGTTCTGACCATTCCATCATGCATTTTAAAGCTTATAGATCCACAGCCTTGTATATCACGGTGTCCGGTTATTTCCAAGTATAACTCGCCTCCATTTGTTTTCACGAAATCAAACATAAAAGCTTTATTATTAGTCATGTGGAAAGTGCAACCAGAGTCAAGGATCCATTCATCTTTGATGGATGGTCCAACTTGGTACACTTCACCACTTTCATATCCAGTAGTAATATTAGCATCATGCATATCAGATTTAGGTTTAGAGTTTGAGTATTTAGAGTCTCCCTGTCCATGTggtttttgtttgttatttcttTTCAAGAAATAACAGTCTCTTTTGAAATGCCCAGGTTTACCACAGTTGTAACAGCCATTAGTTTCATCAGAGTTTCTAGGGTTAGAACTTGATCTGCCTCTTTGAAAACCTCCCTGTTTGTTTGAACCTCTGCCTTGACTTCTACCTCTGTTATTCCAAGGTTTTCTTGGACACAGTGCCCCTACTCAGGTTGACTTCACCATTAGAATGTCCACCTTTCTCTGTCCTCATTTCTAAGTCTTTAGATTTGAGTGCAGAGATCACCTCTTCTAGGGTTATAGATGTCCTTCCATACTTAATAGCAGTCTTGACTTCTCTGTAGGATTCAGGTAATGAATTTAGAATAATAATGGCCTGGTTTTCATCACTTAGTGCCTCATTTTCCCCAGAATTTGCAAGTTCAATATGCATCCTTAAGAATTCATCCAAATTTTGATCAAGGGATTTGGATGAACTCATTTTAAACCCAAAAATCCTTTCCTTCAAGAATATCTTGTTGGTTAAGGATTTCTGTTGAaactgttcttccagtttcttcCAAATCTGGGCAGGAGTTTCTTCCTTATCAATTAACCTGATAATGGCATCTGATAAGTTAAATATCATGATACCGATGCTTGATTTCCAAGTATTCTTCTTGTTGAATCTTGGTAGTCCCTTCTGGCCATTCTATAGGGTCATTAAGTACTCTCAATAATTTCTGTTGAGCCAAGAGTGACTTAATCTTTCTCCTCCAAATCCTATAATCACCAGAACCATCAAATTTGTCAATGTCAACCTTTAAATTGCTCATAATTAATGAAGTTAagtaaaatcaattaaaatagataataatagGCAATTCAGTTATAATGGTTATTAGAAAATGTCCCAGAAATCCTTTGTTAAAGATTTCAGATTGGTTTTGTTGAGTTCTTGAATTTCTTGTTTGTGTTTCTTGATTTCTTGCTTGAGTTCTTCTCCAACTTGATATGTTTGAATGTTGATCTTTACAGCTTCAaccaagctctgataccattgtaggaaatttaagatAGAAATTTACTATCTTGTCCCTACaccaacaaaacaaacaaatcaGAATTCCAAGGTCAATTTCGACCTTTCTCTGTTCACTTTGACTTTTCAAAGTTAACCCCAAAACGACCCCGTTTTGTCTTTGAACAAAACCTAGGAATGGATCGAGAACCTTCTCATTTCCTTCCTTTCTCTCTGAAATGCtagaaaccctagcagagagtTTCTCAAAGAGAAACTCGAATCCAAGCCCTAGAAACCCAGAAATCTCAAACACAAACCCAGCAGAAAGATCAGATCTACAATGATCTGATCTTTATACCCATACACACACAAAAGCTATAGAGATTTAAGTTAGAAAACACCAAATTTTTCCCGAAGTTCACCAACGAGTTGGCTACGTCTCCGTTTGAGCTGCTCCTCAAATTCTGAGAGCTCGATTCCACTATCAAAACGTTTCAGACatacaacaatgaagattccaaGTCACAGGTAATTTTTGACTGGTAATCTTATGTTTAATACAAGTGTTTATGTGTTTATTCAGTGTttaatccctctctctctcttgatcTAACCCCTCTGTTGTTTTCTTTGCATGTACGAGCTTCGATTTCTGGTTCTTCAAGCTTCAAAGTTCTGGATCTTGAAGAACACTCTCAACCAACATAATCTGGTTGATTTGCTTTGAGGTATATTTATAGATCTAGGGTTTGTCTTTTAATTTCAGCATGTGTTAAATTCTGTTAGTTACTGATATTAGTTAGGTATGGATTTTCCTAATCCATTCTAACTAATTTCAGTTAGGGAGTTAGAGGCCGAAGGCCACCTTAGGGATTTCCTTTTCTGTCCTTTTGTATCTGGTTGTATCTGGTCTTAATATCAGTGTAAGTGGAGGATTATTTTTAACACTATCAGCTTTGGCAAACTTATGAGTCACTACATTAGCCGATCGCTTAACAAAAGACACAACAACATTATTAAAAGATGCAAACAACATTTTACAATCTTGAATGACACTACCAAACAAGGAAATCATATCAATGGAACTATGGAAAGCTTGCACCACACACAGAGAATCTGTTTCGATAAAGACTTGAGGCCATTGTCTCTCTTTTAGCCAACTCAATACCTCACGGATGCCTATTGCTTCTGCAACAGCCACATCCACTTGGACCGAAGTGTACTTCATCCTACCTTCAAGCAACAAACCATCTGAATTTCGTGCAACCATTCCCAAGCCGAAACTCCTTATTAATATgctatatataaagaaaaacttTAAAAGGACATATGTCATCATAAATGAGTTTTGTTTCATTTTTTCTAATATctcaattttcttatttatttaatgtttaaaaatgaaaaaaaaaattgtaagttGGGACATGAGAGTATTGGAAGAGGAAGTGCTTCGTGTTCAGGTTGAGGATGTAGAAGAAATGATTGCGATTGGAGGGGAAGAGGAAGATGATGGCATAAATGCGAGATGGTGCTTAGTTGGGAGGTTCCTCTCAGATCGTGAGGTTGACTTTGAAACTATGCAAAATGTCTTGGCATCTCTTTATAAACCAAGGTTGGGAAGTTGCAACCTGATCGATATCTCATTCAATTTTATCACGAGGTGGACATTAAAAGAAAATCTAGTAGCTCTTGGACTTTTAATTTGGATGCAATTGATATTGGAGAGACTGAAGAACGATGGCAAGCCTTAGATGGTGGTTTTAAACAAATTAGACATTTGGATTTAGATTTATGATATGCAATCGAGATGTATGTTTGGGAGTGTTCTTTGTAATGTGGCCAATGTGATGGGAAAGTTAGTAGAAATTGATCTGAAGAATTTTTTAGGAGTGTGGCATGATTATTTTCGAGTTCGGGTCATCATTCGCACATTTCTTGAGAAAACTTCTCCAGACAGTGTGAGATTGCATAGCTTACCCAATATTTCTCCTTACTGATCATGGGATCTACTGACTATCATAATCACCCCTTACAGGATTGGACATGCTCGTCGACCATACTTCCAATTGGGTCAAGACTCTGATACTATTTGTGTAACATCTCCACTTCAAGCCTTTATTAGGCATTTAGTTTTTATATAATagcagttatcagagtaccaccGGTATGGAACCTTACGAgatgttgtacggtaggaaatgtcaACACCTATCTATTGGGATAAGATCGGTGAGAGACGTTACCTTGGACCTGAATTGTTCTAGAGGACTACTAGTGAAGCCATTGAAAGGATTCAATCTCGTATGTTTACTttacaaagtagacagaaaagctacacCAATTCGAAACATAGTATAAAATTATGCAGGGGTCTTTTAGTCTTATGAGATTTCCCCTAGTTTGTTGGAGAATGAAACAATCTCAATTGAATTCTATTAGCACTGAATTCTAAGATTCCATCTCTGTAATAATTTGTTATATACGTGTAAGGTTGAGATTACCCTTTTGTATCTCTCTGTATTTGTGCTTGGTCTACAAATGGAAAACTTAGTATCAAAAATGAGTTCCAACTTAATAACAAATGACTCTTTATTGTTAAGATATTTTTAGCctattatatatgttatttttagagttaattttcttttttattatcattttttggaatagaattatgcttgttttctttaatttcaGGTTTCAAATACTagaatgtataaattttattaagccaaatagaagtaagaatTTAATTTTAACATATTTAACTACAATCCTCGTGGGATCGACTTCACTCTTTGCAagtattacttgttaaaacgataggtatttatatattacaaatttatatgtatatatattacaaattttattaagtTTGTACAAATACAACCACAAATACAATACACAAAATTCATAATCTTATGAAAAGATAGAAGTATTGATTGTCACTACTTATCATCCTCAAAATGCAGGAGGGACTTAACAACTTGGCTCATTGAAGGTCTAGCATCTTTGTCTTCCTCCACACAATTTAAGGCTACATTCAAAAGAGTTTCAAACTTTTTCATATCACATTCACCTTCCATGGAAGATTCCATGATCTTTTCCAGTTCTCCAGTTCCATTAACCAtatctttcacccacttcacaAGTTCTATTTGCTCTGTTTCTTCAATACCATTACTATTACCAACACAACTTGTAGGGCTCTTTCCAGTCAATAACTCCAAAACAACAATCCCATAACTATAAACATCTACTTTTGATGTGATGGGTTGGTTTGTAACCCACTCTGGAGCCATATAACCTCTTGTTCCTCTAATCCTTGAGAAGCTTTGACTACTAAGCTCTCCTCTCTTTAGTAGTTTAGACAAGCCAAAATCTGCTACCTTTGGTTGATAATTAGAGCTTAAGAGTATGTTCTGAGGCTTAACATCACAATGTAAAACCCACTCTAAACACTCTTCATGTAAATAAGCAAGACCTTTTGCAGTTCCTACTGCAATTTCAAATCTTTTGTTCCAATCAAGCACATTTCTAGATAAGTTCTCTTTTAAAGATTTATGCTCCAAGTACTCATACACTAAAATCCTATGTTTTCCTTCTAAACAATATCCCCACATCTCTATCAAGTTCATATGATTTAGTGTCCCAATGGTATTAACTTCTGCTAAAAACTCAGCTTCACCTTGGTAAGCTTCAGGGAGTAATTTGATTGCTGCAACTCGAGAATCGGATAGTAAACCTTTATAAACAATGCCTGTTGCTCCTCTTCCAATCTCTTCAACATAGCCTTTTGTGGCCTTCTTGAGTTCAGAGTAGCTAAATCTTCTCAATCTAGTTGCAGCCATAAGTTGAACCTGAAATTTATGTGTATCAGAGTATTTTCGGGTTCTAATCAGCAAGCAACAAAtgagaaaaatagaaataatctCAATTCCTCCAACCCCACATGCAAACCAAAACATGAATTCCAATGCCATATTCACTTGGCCTTTAGTATAAGTTTTGGCTATCTGTATTGTAGTGGCTTTGTTAGAACAATTTAAGTCAAACTTAAATTCTTCAGTTGAGTTTTCATATAATGAGATATGATCATCTGTTTTAGGTAGCCTTAAGTATACATTTCCTGAAAAGCCTGGTCTATGGTATCCATTAACTAATAACATCTTGGGATAACATTTAAAAATACCAAGGTTGATAAAATATGAGTATTGGAAACCTTTGCAGTTACAAAACTGTAAACACAAATTTTCACAATCTCGATAACTGTAGTTGTTGTAGATACCATAATCATAGCCGTAGAACTCAGAATTGAAAAGTTTGATAAATCTTGAAGTTTGGTTTTTGGTACAGAAGGAATTGAATTTTGGTTCACACCCATAAGACCAATCAGTACGATTCTTCATCTTATGTCCTGGAAGACAAGAACATTTTCTGCCATTAAAATCGTACATGCATCGACTATTAGCACCACAAATACCATGAATCCTACAAGGATTGGTAAAAGCTTGCCATGTAACAACCCAATTCTCCCATGACTTTTCTCTACTATACAATCTAACATTGCCATCAATATCAAGTTTCAATATTCTCTGAACCCTCGAACCAAAATCTCCTGACAAGAAAGTAAATTTATCAGACGAGCTAAAATTTCCCAAGTAATCAAGCACCCCAACTCTACTATTATTGTATGTAGACCTGTCAGCTTCCCAAGTTAACAACCACGGATTAGGCCAATAAACACTTGACACGTCATTGTTATCAAACGCTAAGCGCATGACATTGTCAGTGTCATAGAAAAGTTTATAGAAACCAGAAGAGAAGTTACTTTGACTTCTTGACGAAACAAGCCCTCCTTTGTATCTTGTTAAAGGTTGTTCTGGAAGAAGGGTATTCGTTGGTGAGCTAAAACTCTGCCACAAAACGACGTCGTCTTCGGTTATAAGAACAAAGTTTCCATTGTCGCGTAAACGCAATTGAGGTACTGAAAACGACGTCGTTCCTGTGGCCCAAATGACTATTCTATAAGCGTCGATTAATATGAGGTTACCAGATTTGAGGAGAGTTAGCTTTGAGCCTTTGGAGTTGACTGGTTGGTCACGATTTGCCATCCAAACCACTGTGGGATTTTTCTTTTGGGTGAACCATATGGCAAATGAGTATGCGTTGTTCCCAATGGAGTGAAATCCAGCTGAGAAGATCCCATTTGGTGAAACTAAAACGTCGACGTTTTGTTGTTCTGCAGATAATGATGAACCTGCATGTAAAGTATCAGAGATTGATGATGAAAGTGGACAAGAGATtatgaaaagaaagaagaagatattcataatttattttaggAGTTGTGATTTGTGACTGATATTACTAATTgatgaattaatatatataatgtagaagaagatGTTAGCAGCCACccttgaaatttttaaaagccagcataaaatttaaaatggaattaatttattaagttgTTTTTCTTTAGTATTGTGTATTTTATTCCTTTCAAAAaaggaatatattttatgtgtttattaaaTCTATGTTTCATTTGACAATGTATTAATATAATTTGTTGATGATAACTGGTGACATATACATACTTATTGAGATACACTACATTATACGTTATTACTATTTTATGATAAAATgccacaatataccacaaaaagaaaaatattacacCCCCTTTGAATAAATCTActgatgtatttttatttgttttgatatctaaaataatattttagttaaatttttgtctaatggtgatatgtgatatagttatttaaaatattttgtaaaattttaagaaatataaaaaaatttaacacgccgtAAATAGAGTTTACATAATATATTGTAcgtgtgattattttattttatacacaaGCGTATGAAATAAACTATTTAAATACTGCTTTATATGTTATAAATTAttgtaaatttctcaaaattatatataatataaccctcatttttttattttttaggatactacattttttttcccaaaaatacttCTATGCGCGCATGCCCACATTAATAGAACCACcaaaagaaaattaaacaccTAATCACATGTCTTCATTAGGTTTTTACCAtagaagaaatatatatatatatatatatatactagcaaaaagttacgtgcgaggcacgtatactatttttttttttttttgataaaaatgtatactaaattttatgatagttattttttttttttgcaatatttaaaagtgatagaattaaaaattaaaggaaaattattatttgttattaggtgagtttattattatgtgtatctaaataatataatttataatttttacaattaaaattaaataccgaatgcaatatattagtttttaagaaagtttgataatttaaatatgttcttaagttaatcaaaaaataaactaaaaattaatgttccaatacttaaggaaacataacttaaatgtgtgtaagataaaaaagaaaattaaaaatcaatttctaaattgttgataatatGAAATAACATTTGCCTAAAAATTGTAAATGAGAAAACTAATTAATGATACTCATGGGTGTATTTTAATCTTCCTTTGCTTcaatagagacaatagtgtaatttttgtattttgcacttttcattctagccgggtccgcatataactggattgtccattgtttcgttgataaattgaatttggtagtgtcgacaaaacgGTGGTGTTCCTGTAGATAGTAATGAattttcatttaagatgattagacatggtcttcataattcatttaattaaaaaaatctttttatgAAAGGCTagtaaaactattttatttatttaaaactaCAACTCTGCATTATATTCCATTAGTTGGACAgcagtacacgaaaatattttttccacaagATATGTGAACAAGACAGCAGATAGGCTgtttgtattgtcatcaagttcaacatatgctatagcactgtaaaatgcataataagattgttagtatcatttttacttttaacttaatttcaataacataTTAAGTACAGTAGATGTCCACTTTCCAGATTTTTCTAACACTTATTTTAATCTTCCAAC
This Cannabis sativa cultivar Pink pepper isolate KNU-18-1 chromosome 6, ASM2916894v1, whole genome shotgun sequence DNA region includes the following protein-coding sequences:
- the LOC115694865 gene encoding putative receptor protein kinase ZmPK1: MNIFFFLFIISCPLSSSISDTLHAGSSLSAEQQNVDVLVSPNGIFSAGFHSIGNNAYSFAIWFTQKKNPTVVWMANRDQPVNSKGSKLTLLKSGNLILIDAYRIVIWATGTTSFSVPQLRLRDNGNFVLITEDDVVLWQSFSSPTNTLLPEQPLTRYKGGLVSSRSQSNFSSGFYKLFYDTDNVMRLAFDNNDVSSVYWPNPWLLTWEADRSTYNNSRVGVLDYLGNFSSSDKFTFLSGDFGSRVQRILKLDIDGNVRLYSREKSWENWVVTWQAFTNPCRIHGICGANSRCMYDFNGRKCSCLPGHKMKNRTDWSYGCEPKFNSFCTKNQTSRFIKLFNSEFYGYDYGIYNNYSYRDCENLCLQFCNCKGFQYSYFINLGIFKCYPKMLLVNGYHRPGFSGNVYLRLPKTDDHISLYENSTEEFKFDLNCSNKATTIQIAKTYTKGQVNMALEFMFWFACGVGGIEIISIFLICCLLIRTRKYSDTHKFQVQLMAATRLRRFSYSELKKATKGYVEEIGRGATGIVYKGLLSDSRVAAIKLLPEAYQGEAEFLAEVNTIGTLNHMNLIEMWGYCLEGKHRILVYEYLEHKSLKENLSRNVLDWNKRFEIAVGTAKGLAYLHEECLEWVLHCDVKPQNILLSSNYQPKVADFGLSKLLKRGELSSQSFSRIRGTRGYMAPEWVTNQPITSKVDVYSYGIVVLELLTGKSPTSCVGNSNGIEETEQIELVKWVKDMVNGTGELEKIMESSMEGECDMKKFETLLNVALNCVEEDKDARPSMSQVVKSLLHFEDDK